The Tachysurus fulvidraco isolate hzauxx_2018 chromosome 4, HZAU_PFXX_2.0, whole genome shotgun sequence DNA window AGAGCATGAGCAGCATCATCCTGAGCCGGCCGCAATCCGCCGACAGCACCAGCAGCGAGTCCAAGTCCAGCTCCGGTGGAGGACGATATAGGCCAGCCTGGAAACCACGCCGAGACGCTCTTAATATCGACAGCATCTTCGGCAGAGACAGACGCAAGCAGGCCGGCTACGCACCACTGGGCACCGTATTACCTGAGGATCCCAACCAAAAGGGAGCACTGACAGGCTCAATGGTTCAAATGGGTTTCGGTGCCAGTTCTGCATCCAAGACACTGCCATCATCTCAAGGCAAGAGGATGGAACCCCCTCGTCTCATCCAGAGGATGGAGAGTGGGTATGAAAGCAGTGAGAGAAACAGCAACAGTCCTGTGAGCCTGGACATCCCCATTAATGAGGGAGCTGTGAACGGATTACACgggtattcacacacacacacacacacacacacacacacacacacacacacacacacacacacacacctccagtcAATACAGTTGTTAAACTACCTTaaaaaacagcagcaaacaGATAGTAAGCAAAGTGCAATACaacaattttaaatgatttcaatataaagatataaagcaAGGCTCTGAAACAGAACaagaaatcatttatttatagtgATAAACTATATAGCAATAATGATTATAGCGATATTCTtacacttttgccattttaattaAGCACCTGTCTAAATCAttgtcatactttttttttgttttgttatttaatatatttcatttaatatattGACTATAAAAGGTGAAATGTATTTTCTACACTTAAATAAGGCCCAGTGCTGTTCTAAATGCAGGGAGAAATTGCTTGTAGTTGTACAACAGACACAGGTACAGGTGCTAGCATGAGTTTAGCTTAGCTCACAAAGGCACAGATGTTTGATTGCAGCTGGTCATACAGCACATATTGCAGGCACACTTACTGATCCTGGCTTCTCTTACGCTTCCGTCCCAGTGTAAAAGACACAGGTTTGATAAAGCCTCCTTCCGGCGTCAGCCCCCCGTGGAAGAGTGTACAGAAGTCGAAAAGCAGCAGCTCCCTCCTGCAGGATGTCAAAGCCTCCATTAGAGGAACCAGTCATATGAGCCCAGGTGTGTCAtttctactgtatatgtatatgtgcattattttaatgcaattgaatttaattgaatgtcAAATTTGATTTGATGTAACCAAACTTTTGGggacattttctctctctctctctctctctctctctctctctctctctctctctctctctctctctctctctctctctatctatctatttctgattgattgattatttgtttctttgtttattttattaaaaagtgtttGGTTAAGGTTAAGTGTGGGCATGTTATTATTTAGCTACAGGAACACAAAGACTTAATTAGAAACATTGGTTTGCAGCCTCAGAGGCACGAAGTGAGCTTGACGAGCTCCAGGAGGAGGTGGCGCGAAGGGCAAAAGAGGAGGAGCTTcagagaaggaaggaaaaagagaacGAAGCAGCGATGGGCTTCAACCCCAAACCCAGCAAGTTCATGGACCTGGATGAGCTGCAGAACCAAGGTTAGAGTCTTAACAGGGCTAAACAGCTGGGGCATCTGTGGGGCTTTACTGCCGCTTGtggctgcttgtgtgtgtgtgtatgcactaaCCAGTCATGTTTGTGGATCACTAACATCTTACTGCCTGTGCACGAGTGTGTAGGTGTGCGGGTTTCCGGGCTTCAGTGTGATGCAGTGCTTTGTGGTGCGTGTAATCTGCAGGTAAAGGGGACGGCTTTGAGCGGTGTGTGCTGGACGCTGAAGCTTTGTTAGATCAGTCTCTGAGGTTGGAGCAAGCAGGCGAGGTCGCTGCCGCACTCTCTGTGGTTAACGAAGCTGTGTGTAAGTAGCACTAACCTACCTTCAGAATCCTGTCCTCCACATGTGTCATCTTCACCACCAGTTTGTCTATATGTGTAgcaaataaactgtgtgtgtttgtttcctttATCTGGTTTCGAGTAATGCAGTCTTTGTACACTTTTAATTGTACAACACACGCATTGCTGTATCATCCTTTTCAAAAACGATGGTTTGTCTTGAAGGAGAGTGTAAGTCTGTGATCTGTGTATCTTTATCTAATCCGTACTGAgcaaaatggcaaaaacatgttttttatgattagagttttgtttttccacagctAGTTTTAGAAATCCTAGTATACGCATGGCTCACGCAGACATTTTATGACTTAGTGGCGGAATAAAAAATGACTATATTAAACTCTATGAAACGATTCTGTAATACTATGGTGATTGGGGTTCGGACAATTTACTGTCCCTCTGTCATTCTGTGATATGAATGTGGCTTTACGCACAAACGCGCTGATAATTCTCAAGACGTGTCGGACACATCTACATTGAATGTTTGACTATTTTAAACTTTGAGGAAGCGTTTAAAAATGTCCCCAAAGGGAATCTAttcattataatttttaaatgaGAATACAGCTTGAGATGCTTCTCTGAGCTGCACCTTCCCTGGACATCGTCACTAGTTGTCATAGTAATTCTCCTGGAGTCACGGACGAGCTTAGCCATGAATCTGAAGTTAGCTTTTCTCTCAGGGTTTTTAATCAGCCTATGCGTGCAATGATctgcatttcttcttttttaagtaCAAGTTAAAGTACAAAACAAACCCCACTACATGCTAAGATCTTTCAGTTTTATGTCCTAAACTCTCTCGTAGAATGTCTTGGAGCAGATAGTGATGGGGAAGAAGTTCTCAAAGCATCTTCACTTCTCTGCTgtcatattatataaaatgaggCAGTAGTTGTCATGGGAACGGGAGGCCAGGGCATTAGCTCTATGGCAGCTTCTTAATATGCTTCTTTGTCaacacgtgtctgtgtgtcatcgCTGCGGTCAGATCCGTCTTACTTTCAGCCCTTGGCTTAATGCTGGGTGTGTTCTGCTTCTGTTTCTATGtatgaatatttatgtataacattcctaaacacacacaaagctttctGTTCTTGCCATTTGTGTGTTGCATCAACCTTTCTCCTACGTGTTCAACAAGCTCCCCTGTGCACTTAGTAAAATCTTTATCAGCTTTTCTGAGCTCACAAGAAAATGTACATTGGAATTATTAAAGCTTGgagggatttttttaaaatttttgaatcactatttatttatttatttagttttggaTTCAGTCtacagtttattttaagtttattcCATGGCTAAATGCaactcattttaattttacaaaattaacattcatcacaatttaacttttttattttattttttctctggAAGGGTTTTAACATTTGTACAGGTTTACAGTATCAAATTTTCCAGCATTCTCCCTTCTTTCCCTCAGTGTGAGACTTTATTTGACACCAAATATATGTTTGCATGCATCCCATGacaaaacttttctttttctgcatctttttatccatttatttcttttttttttttttttttttctttctttcattttgtgtttGCTACTGAAGCTAAACTCAGGCATGCCATGCATGAAGGCAGTGCTAACGGACAGGGCAGGACAGTGGCTGAGGCCCGACTGCAAAAGTGTATGAGGAGGGCGCGAGGCCTGCAGCAGCGCATGCAGCAGCAGGAgaaacagcaacagcagcagcaagaggagaaggaggaggaggagagggaggaagagcAGAAGCAAAAACTGCCTTTCAGGTACCTGCTGCTGGCTCtgatctgtgtgcgtgtgtgtatggacACACTCCAACCGGAGCGCCTGCACATGCACCTCTGTAGGAAATGACAAGCTGCGTAATTAagatgattgacaggagaggaaTAAGGGGAAAAGACACCAGGTTTTACTGTTGGTTGTGTCGGTTGCACAGGGGACGGCATTACATCATTTATGTAAATCGAGAGGCGTGTTTCTACTGAGGTTCTCAAACTTTTCTGAGGAACTATAAtgttctgaacacacacagttcctGGTTTGCTGTTCCACAGTGGTGCAGCAACTGTGGccaaaaacaagtgaaaagtTAAGACTGTCAGGTTGGGTTTCATTTTGCTTTTCCCTGCAAActgtaaaacaaatgaataaataaatgaacacatgaATAAGACCAAAGCTTTCCTAATCGATTACTAGCTAAATGAAGTATCTTTAAATGAGTAGATTATGTAAAACTGGCATTTGACTAATCAGTGACATTTAGTAAGACACACTGATTTCTTTTCTCAGTTAAAATAACTACTTCGAAACTGGTACTGAAAGATTGTGTGAGTATTTTGGCCTATGAATGTAGAAGCCCTAGTTCCTCAGGTGTAACTGAACCTGAAGTTCTTGGGTTCCTGCAGGGGAAATGCGCCTAAACACTGAACAATAGACTGTCTCATTCGCTGCCATTAGTTTACATGGAAGTATGTGTGTACTTGTTAATGTAGGATAAGttgtcattttaatttcttttttattttctagtgAGCAGCCTGTCAAGATCCAAATACTTCTGACAGAAGCTCAAGAGGAGGTTGTGGATGCGGTCTCAGAATCATTAGGCCCACCATTATCATCCCCCATAAAGCCCCATTCCCCTGCTCCATCCACTCCTGATCTTTCCATCTCCTACTTGAGAGAGAGCCCTGAACGTCCTTCATCCACCGATAACCTGCAGCGTCTACACTCTCACTCAGACTCACCGGAGCGTTCCTCTTCTTCTGCTTGTTCAACCTGTAAACCCAATGCCAGCCCTGTGCCTGCGTTCACAGTAAACGGTGCCCCCCACATGCCTTCACAAGTCAGAGACAAGCCCGAAGCTCACACACATGGGCACAATCATCACCCACCTGTGTCCCGGAGTATCAGCGTCCCtcgctcttcctcttcctctgaccACTACAACTTAGAGGAGAAGCCACAGATGCTCTACTCGTATCAGTCACCCCTCTTCAACCATCTACCTCCACAGCACCCTGATATCGCTCCACCTGCACAGAATTCTATACCATCTTCTGCTTCATCTGCTTGCCACATACCATGCTCCAACTCACCGGCCAGACCTATGCCTGTAGAGCGCTGGGCTGAAAACGTCACCAGATACTACAACTCTCAAAATGCTTCGCAGCCATGTGGCTCACCTTGTGAAGAATTGTCTGAACTTGACTCACTCTACAGAGCCAGCTTGCGGGCTCCCAGCAAACCCAGAGGCTCTTGCGGGCCCAGTCCACTCCACACTGGAAGACAAGGTATTCAATTACTACAAGAAAAACACTCAAGGTTCAAGGGTCAGGTATGAAAGGGGCATCTTATGAGGGATACTGCAGCTTAGAAATTGAATCAATTGCATtattgggcaagtcgtggcctaatggttagagtgtctgactcgtaaccctaaggttgtgggttcgagtctcgggccggccacaactgaggtgcccttgagcaaggcaccgaaccccccaactgctccccgggcgccgcagcataaatggctgcccactgctcgggtgtgtgttcactgctgtgtgtgtgcactttggatggatcAAAtgcatacttagccgtatgtcacgtcactttcactttcattatgTAGACTCTCTAGGAAAAATGGCTAAATCAGACTAAACAAAATTTTAGACTACAGAATTTTGCAGCAAAACAGCTTTCTAGAAATCCAGCTGTAGATTTAGATCTCTAATGAATAACGGGAGGAAATCCCAGAACTCAGACGCCCTCCTACAGGTAGTCTCGGATTCGCAGGACTGATATCACGTTAACAATTTTTCTTGCAAGCTGTGCTTCAGACTACACTGCCACTGTGTTATAGCTTTGAGTGCTTTATAAGGAGAACATAAAgtaaaggttgtgttttttaagCTTATCCTGTGTATGACCTCTTCTTTgcaggtcctgctgcagcacGCAGACTCGCGTCTGGACACTCAGGCTCACTTGGTCGCTCCAAAACCCCCACTGCTGAGATTGAGAGGAGTGCCTACAGGACACCAGAATACATTAGCACTCCTGCACACAGAGtgagtggtgtctgtgtgtgtctgtgtgtgtgtgtctgtgtgtgtgtgtgtgtctgtctgtctgtctgtgtctgtctgtctttttgtgtctatctgtctgtatgtgtgtctgtgtgtgtctgtgtctttctgtgtgtgtgtgtgtgtctgtctgtctgtctgtgtctgtctgtctttttgtgtctgtgtgtgtgtctgtgtgtgtctgtgtctttctgtgtgtgtgtctgtctgtctgtgtgtgtgtgggtctgtgtgtgtctgtgtgtgtgtctgtgtgtgtgtatgcgtttgtGTAATGCTGTGATGTTGAATATGTATTGATGTACAGCTGTATGTGTGCTTGAGGTTAATTGGCACTGAGTGATAATGCTCATTGTTGTTAATTAGGGTGTAAAATGTTCGGGTTGTTTTCCCCAGCCTGTTACGCCTACGCCGTGTGATGTACCAGTGTGTGAGGATCAGGTGTACAGTGCTGAGAATCTGCGTCGCATAGCTCGCAGTCTGAGCAGTACAGTCATCAGAGGACGAGCCGAAAACGTTGTTCCTTCTCGCAGCTATGTTagtttctctcacacacacacacacacacacacacaccatctataTATATGTAGGTTTAGTACAACGTAAATGTGCACATGACCTTTGGTGATACAGTATGCGTTCAATATTTAGCCTTAgctaaatgtacatttttatatttccgTGTAattaaagtacattttatttactctatTGTCATTTGCCTACTGCTCTGGTGCCTTCctcatttttttgtattcatttaaagGATATTCCTGCTTCGAGAATTGCTAAGCATGTGGACCCTCGAATGAACCCACGCAACACCCCCCTGCATGTCACACCTGTTACCCACAATCCTCCAGTTTTCACCCACCACCCTGAGCACCAGTACCTGCACCCACCTCAGCAGCAACCTCCCCCTCTTCCTCCGTCACAGCGACCCACACGAGGACATACAGGTAACCATGTGTGCTTCATCACAtcatatactatacactacaggcatccacacacacacacaaacacacacacacacacacacactggtcgGAGTGTGTGATGTGGCAGCTGTCACACTCCTATGTTGTTAATGTCTGTCCTCATTACATCTCGCAAAGAAAAGGGCCTTACAATGAAGGTTGCAAATGTCACTTGGGTGTCACTGCAGATCAGCTTTTATAGATCGATCACTCTGTTAAGTTTAGTTTCTAACCTTAATACTGTTTGATCTGTTATCTCTTAAACATGTGATCTCTCTGTGAAGTTATAGAGAAGAGAGCTCTTAAGAGCATAGTGTGCTTGCTTTGCTCTTGTGAGATTCACTTCTCCTCCACTTATTCACTAAACACTCAGAGAGCCCTTGCTCCTGCTGCTGTTTAAGGCTAAAGAAGGCTGATGTAGCCAGCTGAGTTCATGCTTAAATCTAAACTGTTAATTCTTGCTTGCTAGGGTCTGCAGGAGATGCCCAAAATGTGGAAAGGTTTCTGGGTGTGCTTGACCGGGGTGAAGCTCCTGCCCACAGTAGTGCCCACAGTGTGGCGATGAGCTACGGGACTCTTCCTCGGGCACCCCGAAGATCAGCTCCTACTGTTTTGTCCATGACTCAGCCCAGAGTCGGAATAGCTGCTCGCCCCGAGGCCCGGAACTACAGAGATCCTCGTTATGCCACCCTGGCTCACTCAGGCCATCCGATGCCCGCTAACAGACCTCTGGACGTTCCTCAGCGCCAACCTCAACGTGCCAGCCTACCCAGACTGCCGCTGCCTGTTCCTGCTGCTCAGCCCATGCGTATGGATATGCCACCAGATGGAGACTGGAGGACCGCCGCGTACAAAGCATGTCAGCCGGACGGCCAGGGGTTCAAAAGCCGACGTGGTTCTCACGGGCAGCTTTGTTCCCTGTGCCAGCAGTCTCTGGCTGAGCCCATGGGCACCTACTGCCAGGCTTGCATTACCTACCGAAATCGCTACAGGAAGGCCAACTAAAGCAACACCTTATGGAAATTCCAGCTTCAAGTACATGATCATGTCCCATTCACATGTATATGATGAGAGATGGAGGAGAGTCATACACCagctcatttctttcttttacttaCTACATTCATCTCCTTCACTTTGCTCTGCAGGATGAGttttacttttacacacatttgcTGATGAAGAATGGCCTCTAAATGATGGTGTGATGCTTCACATCTGCACTGTGCGTGTCATGTTGGCTGAAGACTGTTTTACACACTGGATTTAGACTTCTCAGTTGCATTTTATCTGCTTAACTCCTACGGGAAGACCTTAATCCATTCCTTGAATGACCTGCCAGTTTGATTGGTATTTAACTACAGTGTTTTGGAACGAGTGCATTTTTTTATGAGGACACGAAGCACAAATTCAAGACAAGACAAAGCTTACTATTTTTGGATTACTGAACCATAGGCCTGGATTATACAACTGACCCTTGCTCGTTTTATTATAGATTTCTGAATATCTTCTTGCATACTAGCCGAGTGAAGCAAATTCGaagaaaatgttttagaaaCTTGTGAAATGTGAGTGAGGTAATGGCAGTGGCATAAAAATGTTGCACTGTGATGTGGAGCGAAAAGAGaactttgttgttgttctacTTTCATGTCATGTCAAGTGGCTCACTGAAAAGCACTCATGACATAAAAGTAGGATTTCAGTATAAAAATACACCAACACTCGTCCTATGAATAATTATAGAACGATTTTAAAGGCattaaaaatctgaaatatcAGTGTTAAACTTCTCAACATGCCAGGTACAGCAGTTCAGAAGAAGacctgcagctttttttttttgcttagcaTTAATGCTGATGAAGAGTCCGGTTCGGGTTTATGAAAGATAAAATATACCTGTTTTATTCTTGCAAATTTAGCCATCCTGCATCTGCcaggtattttattttattacatatttttaatctGCAACGTAACCGAAACTGTGAAGTGAGCTGAGAATTTTGCATCATTTAGAAAACCTAATGCATAAATCAGTACCTTGAACACAGGCCAATTTACCCACAGCAGCATCACAATATGCAGCTATATGATGCTACTGATTACTTCAGTATTTAAGATTGAATCATTTAGCTTTAGACCATTTACGCAATCGCATGTTTCATTTAGCCTCAGTTAAAGCAGAGGTAGTATTTAAAGCCCTCTGCTGCTACAAGCCTCAAACCGAGCGGTATATATTTCTCACATACAGATATAGTGTGTATCTTCATACATGTTCcagaatacatttaaaatagaatttacaGCTGGTTTTAACTGAAAAGTTGCGTTTACGTTCGAAAGGCTAGAAATAAATTACGTTTAGTTTTTAATCAGTAATGAAAAGGAGACTTGACTGAATCATAGACATATTGATTCAGCAGTTTTTGCTCAACACGGTGTAGTGAAGGTTTTTAACATGTGTGATGGTCTGGGAAACGCCATCTGATGTCACTGTGGCTGAATTCTAGCAAACAGCCAAAAGTAATagaattatgtattattaaGAGAGAAGCTTATTTAACAAACAGATTTGTGGAAAAAAGTctaaacaaaatctaaaacctTACATAAGTGTGATTTCTTCACCCAGTGAAGGGCAAGATTTAAACTACTTACTGGATAGTTATCTGCTGTATGGATACAGACACGAGCCTAAAACTTTAATCTTTCCCCAGTAGAGTAATAGTTTATTAGTAAATAGTGTGGTAGACTCTGCTTCCTGAGGTCCCTGTTCAGATCTTGGTGTGTTGTTTTGAGgacatggtagcctagtggttatggtgttgatTTACTGATCGAAAGATTGTTAGTTCGAATCCTatggccaccaagctgccacttcttgGCCCCATAGCAACCTTACCCTAACCTTCAATtgttcagttatataaaatggGATAAAAATCTAGGGTGTCTgattaatgctgtaaatgtaatcagtTCAGTTTAAAATCTCATACTCGCCATCGAATTATCCACAATGTtgaaatacaatttattttcatttttaatactaACCACGTGTTAATATTGCCGTAACTTTTCTCATACCTGACATATGTCATACTGTGGAGTGTTTAACCAGGCCATCACACATGTTCTTGTATCCGACCCAGTATTTCGTCTTGTCCCGTATTAGAACACACTGCACTTAACAGACAAGTTGTGGTGGATTTAGTGAGGCGTTACCTCTAAATGAATGCTTTAAAGCTTTTCGGTGATGCTTAAAAACTGTGCAGCTTCAGTCGCTACAAAATGTATATGCAATGTCGCGAGGCCTGTGTTCCTATAACTTAATGCCGTATACTAGCCTGAGTTG harbors:
- the usp54a gene encoding inactive ubiquitin carboxyl-terminal hydrolase 54a isoform X1, yielding MSWKRNYFASGSSGLQGIFTPRTMTSIAPSKGLSNEPGQNSCFLNSALQVLWHLDIFRRSFRQLTTHKCMEDSCIFCALKSIFVQFQYSSEKVLPSDALRTALAKTFQDEQRFQLGIMDDAAECFENILMRIHFHIADESKEDICTAKHCIPHQKFAMTLFEQCVCGSCGASSDPLPFIQMVHYISTTSLCNQAVRMLECREKPTPDMFGELLRNASTVGDLRNCPGNCGEKLRIRRVLMNSPEIITIGLVWDSENSDLAEDVIHSLGTILRLGDLFSRVTEEKARKAELYLVGMVCYYGKHYSTFFFQTKIRKWMYFDDAHVKEIGPKWRDVVSRCIKGHYQPLLLLYADPRGTPVSVQDLTSRLDLHHYTKTYYDSEDSGREPSISSDTRTDSSTDSYSYKHSYSHHESMASHFSSDSQGTIVCNPENGASRSSLDTTGPLTDSEPAQRHTPRKSGTTDRKSGVVDRKRSASRPRRFDERSRACKTDEVSSAGYHSEGETLKEQQVPRGTPKPCSSRLRDFKESMSSIILSRPQSADSTSSESKSSSGGGRYRPAWKPRRDALNIDSIFGRDRRKQAGYAPLGTVLPEDPNQKGALTGSMVQMGFGASSASKTLPSSQGKRMEPPRLIQRMESGYESSERNSNSPVSLDIPINEGAVNGLHGVKDTGLIKPPSGVSPPWKSVQKSKSSSSLLQDVKASIRGTSHMSPASEARSELDELQEEVARRAKEEELQRRKEKENEAAMGFNPKPSKFMDLDELQNQGKGDGFERCVLDAEALLDQSLRLEQAGEVAAALSVVNEAVSKLRHAMHEGSANGQGRTVAEARLQKCMRRARGLQQRMQQQEKQQQQQQEEKEEEEREEEQKQKLPFSEQPVKIQILLTEAQEEVVDAVSESLGPPLSSPIKPHSPAPSTPDLSISYLRESPERPSSTDNLQRLHSHSDSPERSSSSACSTCKPNASPVPAFTVNGAPHMPSQVRDKPEAHTHGHNHHPPVSRSISVPRSSSSSDHYNLEEKPQMLYSYQSPLFNHLPPQHPDIAPPAQNSIPSSASSACHIPCSNSPARPMPVERWAENVTRYYNSQNASQPCGSPCEELSELDSLYRASLRAPSKPRGSCGPSPLHTGRQGPAAARRLASGHSGSLGRSKTPTAEIERSAYRTPEYISTPAHRPVTPTPCDVPVCEDQVYSAENLRRIARSLSSTVIRGRAENVVPSRSYDIPASRIAKHVDPRMNPRNTPLHVTPVTHNPPVFTHHPEHQYLHPPQQQPPPLPPSQRPTRGHTGSAGDAQNVERFLGVLDRGEAPAHSSAHSVAMSYGTLPRAPRRSAPTVLSMTQPRVGIAARPEARNYRDPRYATLAHSGHPMPANRPLDVPQRQPQRASLPRLPLPVPAAQPMRMDMPPDGDWRTAAYKACQPDGQGFKSRRGSHGQLCSLCQQSLAEPMGTYCQACITYRNRYRKAN
- the usp54a gene encoding inactive ubiquitin carboxyl-terminal hydrolase 54a isoform X2, whose translation is MSWKRNYFASGSSGLQGIFTPRTMTSIAPSKGLSNEPGQNSCFLNSALQVLWHLDIFRRSFRQLTTHKCMEDSCIFCALKSIFVQFQYSSEKVLPSDALRTALAKTFQDEQRFQLGIMDDAAECFENILMRIHFHIADESKEDICTAKHCIPHQKFAMTLFEQCVCGSCGASSDPLPFIQMVHYISTTSLCNQAVRMLECREKPTPDMFGELLRNASTVGDLRNCPGNCGEKLRIRRVLMNSPEIITIGLVWDSENSDLAEDVIHSLGTILRLGDLFSRVTEEKARKAELYLVGMVCYYGKHYSTFFFQTKIRKWMYFDDAHVKEIGPKWRDVVSRCIKGHYQPLLLLYADPRGTPVSVQDLTSRLDLHHYTKTYYDSEDSGREPSISSDTRTDSSTDSYSYKHSYSHHESMASHFSSDSQGTIVCNPENGASRSSLDTTGPLTDSEPAQRHTPRKSGTTDRKSGVVDRKRSASRPRRFDERSRACKTDEVSSAGYHSEGETLKEQQVPRGTPKPCSSRLRDFKESMSSIILSRPQSADSTSSESKSSSGGGRYRPAWKPRRDALNIDSIFGRDRRKQAGYAPLGTVLPEDPNQKGALTGSMVQMGFGASSASKTLPSSQGKRMEPPRLIQRMESGYESSERNSNSPVSLDIPINEGAVNGLHGVKDTGLIKPPSGVSPPWKSVQKSKSSSSLLQDVKASIRGTSHMSPASEARSELDELQEEVARRAKEEELQRRKEKENEAAMGFNPKPSKFMDLDELQNQAKLRHAMHEGSANGQGRTVAEARLQKCMRRARGLQQRMQQQEKQQQQQQEEKEEEEREEEQKQKLPFSEQPVKIQILLTEAQEEVVDAVSESLGPPLSSPIKPHSPAPSTPDLSISYLRESPERPSSTDNLQRLHSHSDSPERSSSSACSTCKPNASPVPAFTVNGAPHMPSQVRDKPEAHTHGHNHHPPVSRSISVPRSSSSSDHYNLEEKPQMLYSYQSPLFNHLPPQHPDIAPPAQNSIPSSASSACHIPCSNSPARPMPVERWAENVTRYYNSQNASQPCGSPCEELSELDSLYRASLRAPSKPRGSCGPSPLHTGRQGPAAARRLASGHSGSLGRSKTPTAEIERSAYRTPEYISTPAHRPVTPTPCDVPVCEDQVYSAENLRRIARSLSSTVIRGRAENVVPSRSYDIPASRIAKHVDPRMNPRNTPLHVTPVTHNPPVFTHHPEHQYLHPPQQQPPPLPPSQRPTRGHTGSAGDAQNVERFLGVLDRGEAPAHSSAHSVAMSYGTLPRAPRRSAPTVLSMTQPRVGIAARPEARNYRDPRYATLAHSGHPMPANRPLDVPQRQPQRASLPRLPLPVPAAQPMRMDMPPDGDWRTAAYKACQPDGQGFKSRRGSHGQLCSLCQQSLAEPMGTYCQACITYRNRYRKAN